One genomic segment of Candidatus Poseidoniia archaeon includes these proteins:
- the rpe gene encoding ribulose-phosphate 3-epimerase — protein MAVVAPSMLGADFGRLRELAELIAPHSGYLHMDVMDGHFVPNLTMGPDTVAALRGIAPLDVHLMVTDPLDFIEAFADAGADIITVHAKANGTAAAIDAIHARGLKAGVAIRPSTPLEALDPWLGVVELLLPMSVEPGFCGQEFDEGTYDRIRALREAAPEALIEVDGGVTCENAAALREAGADILVSGSAIFGTEDPVAAARTIAGLE, from the coding sequence GTGGCGGTCGTCGCCCCCTCGATGCTGGGCGCCGACTTCGGGCGACTGCGCGAGCTGGCAGAGCTTATCGCGCCGCACAGCGGCTACCTGCACATGGACGTCATGGACGGCCATTTCGTGCCGAACCTGACCATGGGCCCCGATACGGTCGCGGCGCTACGCGGCATCGCACCGCTCGACGTGCACCTGATGGTCACAGACCCGCTGGACTTCATTGAGGCGTTTGCCGACGCGGGGGCTGATATCATCACAGTCCACGCCAAGGCGAACGGGACGGCAGCCGCCATCGACGCCATCCATGCGCGCGGGCTGAAGGCGGGCGTCGCGATTCGGCCTTCGACACCGCTCGAAGCGCTTGACCCGTGGCTCGGAGTGGTGGAACTGCTGCTGCCGATGTCAGTCGAGCCCGGATTCTGCGGACAGGAATTTGACGAAGGCACTTACGACCGCATCCGCGCGCTGCGCGAGGCGGCACCCGAGGCGCTCATCGAGGTTGACGGCGGCGTCACCTGCGAGAATGCCGCAGCACTGCGCGAAGCGGGTGCGGACATCCTGGTTTCGGGCAGCGCCATCTTCGGGACCGAAGACCCGGTCGCCGCCGCACGCACGATTGCGGGTCTCGAATAA
- a CDS encoding PhoU domain-containing protein, whose protein sequence is MGIEMGHTVMESLEMALSSLINRDIGLANEAIIRRGILKEEEAAFTSILFKLTADFHPTLASSIRSIGWNIAWIGEYGSNIAEIAINRFLESPTKICRADPSPSDSHI, encoded by the coding sequence ATGGGAATCGAAATGGGGCACACAGTCATGGAGTCTCTGGAGATGGCACTCTCCTCACTTATCAACCGTGACATAGGACTTGCCAATGAAGCGATCATCCGCCGCGGTATCCTGAAGGAAGAGGAAGCGGCCTTTACTTCTATATTATTCAAGCTGACAGCCGATTTTCATCCTACCCTTGCCTCCAGTATCCGGTCGATTGGCTGGAATATCGCCTGGATAGGTGAATATGGTTCCAATATAGCCGAGATTGCCATCAATCGCTTTCTGGAGTCTCCAACCAAGATATGCAGGGCAGATCCAAGCCCCTCAGACTCCCACATATAG
- a CDS encoding CDP-alcohol phosphatidyltransferase family protein codes for MVADNFREIGTRLLTPLARSFPLDPMGISLLSLATAIGAGYCFSQANAGEVWLLYAAGLVFLTALLDALDGIVARIRNLASKRGDLVDHTLDRVADVIILGGIALGPLVNERAGFAALLGVLLLSYMGTQAQAVGAGRVYSGLLGRADRLVLLMTVPVIQFFFDVPIEGEYLITWMAYTFAVVCSGSALLRFWLVWKFLEK; via the coding sequence ATGGTCGCCGACAACTTCCGCGAAATTGGCACGCGCCTGCTGACACCGCTGGCGCGCAGCTTCCCGCTCGACCCGATGGGCATCAGCCTGCTCTCACTCGCGACCGCTATCGGCGCCGGCTACTGCTTCTCGCAGGCGAACGCCGGTGAGGTATGGCTGCTCTACGCGGCGGGACTGGTGTTCCTCACCGCCCTCCTGGACGCGCTCGATGGTATCGTCGCCCGCATCCGCAACCTCGCCTCGAAGCGGGGCGACCTCGTCGACCACACGCTTGACCGCGTCGCCGACGTAATCATCCTCGGCGGCATCGCGCTGGGGCCGCTGGTCAATGAACGCGCCGGATTTGCAGCCCTTCTCGGCGTGCTGCTGCTCTCCTACATGGGGACGCAGGCGCAGGCCGTGGGAGCCGGCCGCGTCTACAGCGGGCTGCTGGGCCGCGCCGACCGGCTGGTGCTGCTGATGACGGTACCGGTCATCCAGTTCTTTTTCGACGTGCCGATTGAGGGCGAATATCTGATTACATGGATGGCGTACACCTTCGCGGTCGTCTGCTCCGGGTCGGCGCTGCTACGCTTCTGGTTGGTCTGGAAATTTCTGGAAAAATAG
- the purD gene encoding phosphoribosylamine--glycine ligase, with amino-acid sequence MTRVLLVGSGAREHAITRALCNSGGSVSCFASNLNPGIMALAAGFELGELDAPEAVVAFAAQQLAELAVIGPEAPLAAGVADALRAAGIPTVGPSRELAQIETSKAFARDLLMRHGIPGCPRYRTFDALAGVAGWLAELGDSYVVKYDGLAGGKGVKVAGDHLHSHAEALAYCRELVACGGRFVVEEKLVGEEFSLMSFCDGETLRHMPAVQDHKRALEGDRGPNTGGMGSYCDANHSLAFLDDEDISAAQAINEATAAALKAECDEPYRGFLYGGFIATAGGSKLIEYNARLGDPEALNVLEILQSDFLPICEGMATGTLAECEVTFRPEATVCKYVVPEGYGAQPRRDCTLVIDDERLAASGVSLFYAAVNQPPGGALETTSSRAVAVVGSGATLAAAEAQCEAGLAAVSGRGLHVRHDIATPPLLAQRVAHMRQLRGKRVAPVAGAT; translated from the coding sequence ATGACTCGCGTCCTGCTCGTCGGCTCCGGCGCACGCGAGCACGCCATTACCCGTGCACTCTGCAACTCCGGCGGCAGTGTCAGCTGCTTCGCATCCAACCTGAACCCCGGCATCATGGCACTCGCCGCTGGATTCGAGCTGGGCGAGCTGGATGCGCCGGAAGCGGTAGTCGCTTTCGCCGCGCAGCAGTTAGCGGAGCTAGCGGTCATCGGCCCCGAGGCGCCGCTCGCCGCAGGTGTGGCCGACGCGCTGCGCGCTGCTGGCATCCCTACCGTCGGCCCCAGCCGCGAGCTGGCGCAAATCGAGACTTCCAAGGCGTTCGCGCGCGACCTGCTGATGCGGCACGGGATTCCCGGCTGCCCGCGCTACCGCACCTTCGATGCGCTCGCGGGGGTCGCCGGCTGGCTGGCGGAACTGGGCGACAGCTACGTCGTCAAGTATGATGGCCTTGCCGGTGGCAAGGGCGTCAAGGTCGCGGGCGACCATCTCCACTCCCACGCCGAGGCGCTCGCTTACTGCCGCGAACTTGTCGCGTGCGGCGGCCGTTTCGTGGTCGAGGAAAAGCTGGTCGGCGAGGAGTTTTCACTGATGAGCTTTTGCGACGGTGAGACGCTGCGGCACATGCCGGCGGTGCAGGACCACAAGCGCGCGCTGGAGGGCGACCGCGGCCCCAATACTGGCGGGATGGGCTCCTACTGCGACGCCAATCACAGTCTGGCTTTTCTCGACGACGAAGATATAAGTGCTGCGCAGGCGATTAACGAGGCTACCGCGGCCGCGCTCAAGGCAGAATGCGACGAGCCTTATCGCGGTTTCCTGTACGGCGGATTCATCGCTACCGCTGGCGGCTCGAAACTTATCGAATACAACGCCCGGCTGGGCGACCCGGAGGCGCTCAACGTGCTGGAAATCCTGCAAAGCGATTTTCTGCCAATCTGCGAGGGCATGGCGACCGGCACGCTCGCCGAATGCGAAGTCACTTTCCGTCCCGAGGCGACCGTCTGCAAGTACGTCGTCCCCGAGGGTTACGGCGCGCAGCCGCGGCGCGACTGCACGCTCGTCATCGACGACGAACGGCTCGCCGCCAGCGGCGTTTCGCTATTCTACGCGGCGGTCAACCAGCCGCCCGGTGGCGCGCTCGAGACGACCAGCTCGCGCGCAGTCGCGGTCGTCGGCAGCGGCGCCACGCTCGCTGCGGCGGAAGCGCAGTGCGAGGCTGGACTGGCTGCCGTCAGCGGCCGCGGGCTGCACGTACGGCACGACATCGCCACGCCGCCACTGCTCGCGCAGAGGGTGGCGCACATGCGGCAGCTACGTGGTAAACGCGTAGCGCCCGTGGCAGGGGCGACCTGA
- a CDS encoding AAA family ATPase → MSPLALTGTPGTGKTTLARLLNHPRLELSDYYETSSDGRDDGGEWLVDLEQMATAVARDTKPEAVIEGHLSHRLGLCETAVVLRCHPDELRQRLAARGYAEAKLRENLEAEALGIITAEALETGAEVHELDTTGQPLAASAAALAAIMAGAKSYQPGRIDFSEAILGWY, encoded by the coding sequence TTGAGCCCGCTGGCTCTTACAGGAACCCCGGGAACCGGTAAGACCACGCTGGCGCGACTGCTCAACCACCCGCGGCTGGAGCTCTCCGACTACTACGAAACGTCCAGCGACGGCCGCGACGACGGTGGTGAATGGCTGGTTGACCTTGAGCAAATGGCGACCGCGGTCGCGCGCGACACAAAACCGGAGGCGGTCATCGAGGGGCACCTGTCGCACCGGTTGGGGCTGTGCGAGACCGCTGTCGTCCTGCGCTGCCACCCCGACGAGCTGCGGCAGCGGCTCGCCGCCCGCGGCTACGCGGAGGCGAAGCTGCGCGAGAACCTCGAGGCGGAGGCGCTGGGCATCATCACCGCCGAGGCGCTGGAAACGGGAGCGGAGGTGCATGAGCTCGACACCACTGGGCAACCACTGGCCGCCAGCGCGGCGGCGCTGGCGGCCATCATGGCGGGCGCGAAGAGTTATCAGCCGGGGCGAATTGACTTCAGCGAAGCCATACTGGGATGGTACTGA
- the ric gene encoding iron-sulfur cluster repair di-iron protein → MIKEKTVGEMVVNDGRVATVFNKFGLDFCCNGHQTLEAACASKGINLQEIVDDIELLMKNDSNPDRSFNDMSLDKLIEHIYDKHHQYIYKNCPAISKFINKVANVHGKNHPETVEIAKMFDELQLELEQHLFKEEHILFPYVKGMVLEDKCPGSFVNGPISVMMEEHDNAGRILEVLRRISNNYKPPKDACNTFRAAYVNLQALEEDLHMHIHLENNILFPKAIELENSLLENV, encoded by the coding sequence ATGATAAAAGAAAAGACAGTGGGTGAGATGGTTGTTAATGATGGACGTGTAGCAACAGTTTTCAATAAATTTGGATTGGATTTTTGTTGCAATGGTCACCAGACTCTTGAAGCAGCTTGTGCGTCAAAAGGCATCAATCTCCAAGAGATTGTAGATGATATCGAGCTGTTAATGAAAAACGATAGCAATCCTGATAGATCATTTAACGATATGTCTTTGGACAAGCTAATTGAACATATTTATGACAAACATCACCAATATATTTACAAAAATTGTCCAGCAATCTCTAAATTCATCAACAAGGTAGCAAATGTTCATGGCAAAAATCATCCAGAGACTGTTGAAATTGCAAAAATGTTTGATGAATTACAATTAGAACTTGAACAACATTTGTTCAAAGAAGAACATATTCTGTTTCCATATGTAAAAGGTATGGTTTTGGAAGATAAATGCCCGGGTTCTTTTGTAAATGGCCCTATATCTGTAATGATGGAAGAACATGATAATGCTGGAAGAATTCTTGAGGTATTAAGAAGGATAAGTAATAACTACAAGCCACCAAAAGACGCTTGTAATACATTCAGGGCAGCATATGTCAATTTACAAGCCCTAGAAGAAGATCTTCACATGCATATTCACTTGGAAAATAACATTCTTTTTCCTAAAGCAATAGAACTAGAAAATAGCTTATTGGAAAACGTCTGA
- a CDS encoding DUF5611 family protein: MRSYEVKRGHGKTLEKGGLRKRLAEVFDGVSDKGDWHVASYGALQQVTVRMVSKSEIELDSQLDTTASLEVATDTHQRFNKFLETVTGFSAKQRKDRAKAKAKAEAKAAAAQESGD, encoded by the coding sequence ATGCGTAGCTACGAGGTGAAACGCGGGCACGGCAAGACGCTCGAAAAAGGCGGCCTGCGGAAGAGGCTGGCTGAGGTTTTCGACGGCGTCAGCGACAAGGGCGACTGGCATGTCGCCTCATACGGCGCGCTGCAGCAGGTAACGGTAAGGATGGTCAGCAAGTCCGAGATTGAGCTGGATTCGCAGCTCGACACTACCGCCTCGCTCGAAGTGGCGACCGACACCCACCAGCGCTTCAACAAGTTTCTCGAGACTGTGACCGGTTTCAGCGCCAAACAGCGCAAGGACCGCGCCAAGGCCAAGGCGAAAGCCGAGGCGAAGGCGGCCGCCGCGCAGGAAAGCGGCGATTGA
- a CDS encoding Ig-like domain-containing protein codes for MRAVLLACLLACFTMLLLPGSEAELPVEDFTHAVIGEEFTATWCVYCPSAADNLNKVWQPKSEYPDDPYYHDQFFFVALITDKNDKADDRTGDYPDFAGYPTVYFDGGDEKVEGGQSDTSNYEEAIDSSGGRSDTDISLRIAMQHLGDDRIGVQAYITWNEDAGFGNPTFNGYIRAYIVEPVSRYDNYDGNPYHFGFLDYAFDQQVELDPHEEVVLETIWIGGNHSDSDGNDFSDISYNNLNIFVSFFNDESASTDDYALQSAFAIPPQTSFEFPTGNLSDTVSLPGSASQPRSAIAAVEYSVDGGEWQLADGTDEFDLMLDTTAYGNGQHELVLRITDTAGTTLELAGNLEILNDSEPPVVTWLEPAADSEVTELVALAASASDNSVIAKVEYRVDEGSWRQMASVGDNRWEAEWNSEETGIDNGLHTLEVSATDTYGNEAMASLELDVQNEGDITYPVLEVNGVPGALFAGPLDVTITASDPDGVASVEYQINGGVWHSVDENGFRIITAALPDGVHTLLVRAVDGLDYATEVSTQFECDNTAPVILLDAFPDPVTAEVTISFAIDDYAGVGSIVLQYRVGGSDWTSLPAPHAGATEFTWDSTLASDGGWLLEIEASDRLGNHDTTYRTLNVKNAGRVALLPVADAQAGSPVEIRAFVDYPDPQAVYLLVAGQRLPMLESPSGWSAEVTLAEAGSYGYRVEVDTGHGSFQSDEQTLTVGAAAPLPDGNLEPLPAPSLLASAALFAGIALRRRR; via the coding sequence GTGCGCGCTGTCCTACTCGCCTGCCTTCTCGCTTGTTTCACGATGCTGCTGCTGCCGGGAAGCGAGGCGGAGCTGCCAGTAGAGGACTTTACCCACGCAGTTATCGGCGAGGAGTTCACCGCCACCTGGTGTGTCTATTGTCCAAGCGCTGCAGATAATCTGAACAAAGTCTGGCAACCCAAGTCAGAATACCCGGATGACCCTTACTACCACGACCAGTTCTTTTTCGTGGCGCTGATTACCGACAAAAACGATAAGGCGGATGACCGCACCGGTGACTATCCCGACTTCGCCGGCTACCCCACCGTCTATTTTGACGGTGGCGACGAGAAGGTCGAAGGAGGCCAGTCAGACACTTCCAACTATGAAGAAGCCATTGACAGCAGCGGCGGCCGCAGTGACACCGACATCTCGCTGCGCATCGCAATGCAGCACCTGGGTGATGACCGGATAGGGGTACAGGCGTATATCACCTGGAACGAGGACGCCGGCTTCGGCAATCCTACTTTCAATGGCTACATCAGGGCGTACATTGTCGAACCAGTCTCGCGCTACGACAACTACGACGGCAACCCGTACCATTTTGGCTTCCTCGACTACGCCTTTGACCAACAGGTGGAGCTGGACCCTCACGAGGAAGTTGTACTCGAAACTATCTGGATCGGGGGGAATCACAGCGATTCCGACGGGAACGACTTCTCTGATATCAGCTATAATAATTTGAACATTTTCGTTTCCTTCTTTAACGATGAGTCCGCCTCTACTGATGACTATGCGTTACAGAGCGCTTTCGCCATCCCGCCACAAACCAGCTTCGAGTTCCCGACAGGAAACCTGAGCGACACCGTCAGTCTGCCGGGCAGCGCCAGCCAGCCCCGAAGTGCAATTGCCGCGGTAGAGTACAGCGTCGACGGCGGCGAGTGGCAGCTCGCCGACGGCACGGACGAATTCGACCTGATGCTTGATACGACCGCTTACGGAAACGGGCAGCACGAACTGGTGCTGCGCATCACTGACACAGCCGGCACCACGCTCGAGCTGGCGGGAAACCTTGAAATCCTGAACGACAGCGAGCCCCCGGTCGTGACGTGGCTGGAACCAGCTGCGGACAGTGAGGTCACGGAACTTGTGGCCCTTGCCGCCAGCGCATCGGACAATAGTGTAATCGCGAAAGTCGAATACCGCGTTGATGAAGGCAGCTGGCGCCAAATGGCCTCAGTCGGCGATAACCGCTGGGAGGCGGAGTGGAACAGCGAGGAGACCGGAATTGACAACGGCCTCCACACGCTGGAAGTGAGCGCCACCGACACCTACGGCAACGAAGCGATGGCGAGCCTCGAGCTGGATGTCCAGAACGAGGGCGACATTACCTACCCGGTGCTAGAAGTCAACGGCGTGCCCGGGGCGCTCTTCGCGGGACCGCTCGACGTTACGATAACTGCCTCCGACCCGGACGGGGTTGCCAGTGTTGAATACCAGATTAATGGCGGCGTGTGGCACAGCGTGGACGAAAACGGTTTCCGGATCATCACCGCAGCCCTGCCCGACGGGGTGCATACCCTGCTGGTGCGTGCTGTTGACGGGCTGGACTATGCCACCGAAGTTTCCACGCAGTTCGAGTGCGACAACACCGCTCCCGTCATCCTGCTGGATGCGTTTCCCGACCCGGTGACAGCCGAGGTGACCATCAGCTTCGCGATCGACGATTACGCCGGTGTGGGCAGCATCGTCCTGCAATACCGGGTTGGCGGCAGCGACTGGACCAGCCTGCCGGCACCGCACGCCGGCGCGACCGAATTCACTTGGGATTCGACCCTCGCCAGCGACGGGGGCTGGCTGCTTGAAATCGAAGCCAGCGACCGGCTTGGCAACCACGATACCACCTACCGCACGCTGAACGTCAAGAACGCCGGACGCGTCGCGCTCCTGCCGGTGGCGGACGCGCAGGCGGGCAGCCCGGTCGAGATTCGCGCTTTCGTGGACTACCCTGACCCGCAGGCGGTCTACCTGCTGGTCGCTGGCCAGCGGCTCCCGATGCTGGAAAGCCCGTCCGGATGGAGTGCCGAGGTAACGCTGGCCGAAGCTGGCAGCTACGGCTACCGCGTCGAAGTTGATACAGGCCACGGTAGCTTCCAGAGCGATGAACAGACGCTTACGGTCGGCGCAGCGGCGCCGCTCCCTGACGGAAATCTGGAGCCGTTGCCGGCGCCTTCACTGCTGGCCAGCGCGGCCCTGTTCGCCGGCATTGCGCTGCGCCGACGCCGTTAG
- a CDS encoding nuclear transport factor 2 family protein: MSKAEVNAANLEFYAALNKILSGQLAPMEAVWSHADDITYMGPAAGDYKVGWEAVRKDWEGQLGLRGTVEPVEVQITSGPLIATVSNIESIRMEIQGELKDISIRATNIFRKEDGHWKMIGHHVDPLPSFPSQ; encoded by the coding sequence ATGAGCAAAGCCGAAGTTAATGCTGCAAATTTAGAATTCTACGCCGCCTTAAATAAAATATTATCTGGCCAACTTGCCCCGATGGAGGCCGTTTGGTCTCATGCTGACGATATCACTTATATGGGGCCTGCAGCCGGGGACTACAAGGTGGGCTGGGAGGCGGTACGAAAAGACTGGGAAGGACAGCTGGGTTTGCGGGGCACCGTGGAACCGGTGGAGGTGCAGATCACGTCTGGCCCCCTCATTGCGACGGTCAGCAATATCGAGAGTATAAGAATGGAAATCCAAGGAGAGCTTAAAGACATAAGTATCCGCGCTACAAATATTTTCCGCAAGGAGGATGGACATTGGAAAATGATTGGCCATCATGTGGATCCTCTCCCATCTTTTCCTTCGCAGTAA
- a CDS encoding NAD(P)H-hydrate dehydratase, which translates to MLPLAEFRVLDHNAVALGTDLGELMETAGKVVADALRERFPRAQRVVVACGSGNNGGDGFVTARLLADAGLEVTVVLAGEPRSAISQRARDRWEGEVHAPRALAKLLAEADVVVDALLGSGLRGELRKPYAEMVAVLNAGPPVVAMDVPSGLGLPEAVVPKLTVTFHALKEGMDAASCGEIIVADIGFPPEAERYTGPGELQLLPPADASARKGQNGIVAFVGGGPYTGAPSLAAIGAYRMGADLVPMFVPESAASIVAKHAPELIVHPLPGDHFAPEHVATVLEAEAKADVLLVGPGLGRDPETVAAVDKLLRAWRKPRVIDADGLFSLQPSAAQNALLTPHAGELARLAQAAGIDANGRKAMVTAVACAYGATVLAKGPEDIITDGTRIRRNRTGHPRLAVGGTGDILAGMCAAAMARGLTGFQAARVAAWLLGTAGERAAEAHGAGFMATEVAAQVPLVMRDMLG; encoded by the coding sequence ATGCTCCCGCTGGCCGAGTTTCGCGTGCTGGACCACAACGCCGTCGCGCTCGGCACCGACCTGGGTGAGCTGATGGAAACTGCCGGAAAGGTGGTCGCCGACGCGCTGCGCGAGCGGTTCCCGCGAGCGCAGCGCGTCGTCGTGGCGTGTGGCAGCGGCAACAACGGTGGCGACGGTTTCGTCACGGCGCGGCTGCTGGCGGATGCGGGGCTCGAGGTCACGGTCGTGCTGGCGGGCGAGCCGCGCTCCGCCATCTCGCAACGGGCGCGCGACCGCTGGGAGGGCGAAGTGCATGCACCCCGGGCATTGGCGAAGCTGCTCGCGGAAGCGGACGTGGTGGTCGACGCGCTGCTCGGCTCGGGGCTGCGCGGCGAACTGCGCAAGCCGTATGCTGAAATGGTCGCCGTGCTCAACGCAGGCCCGCCGGTCGTGGCGATGGACGTGCCGTCCGGGCTGGGGCTGCCGGAGGCGGTCGTGCCAAAGCTGACCGTGACGTTCCACGCGCTGAAGGAGGGCATGGATGCAGCCAGTTGCGGCGAAATCATTGTCGCCGATATCGGCTTCCCCCCGGAGGCGGAGCGCTATACGGGACCGGGGGAGCTACAGCTGCTGCCGCCCGCCGACGCCAGCGCGCGCAAGGGGCAGAACGGCATCGTCGCCTTCGTCGGCGGCGGCCCCTACACCGGCGCGCCGTCGCTGGCCGCCATCGGGGCGTACCGCATGGGTGCCGATCTGGTGCCGATGTTCGTGCCCGAGAGCGCTGCCAGCATCGTCGCGAAGCACGCCCCTGAATTGATAGTCCATCCGCTCCCGGGCGACCACTTCGCGCCAGAGCACGTTGCGACCGTGCTCGAGGCGGAGGCGAAGGCGGACGTGCTGCTGGTCGGCCCCGGGCTGGGTCGCGACCCTGAAACGGTCGCGGCGGTCGATAAGTTGCTCCGTGCGTGGCGCAAGCCGCGCGTGATTGACGCCGACGGCCTGTTCAGCCTTCAGCCTTCAGCAGCGCAAAATGCGCTGCTGACCCCGCACGCGGGTGAACTGGCACGGCTGGCGCAGGCGGCTGGCATCGACGCTAACGGACGCAAAGCCATGGTTACAGCGGTCGCGTGCGCTTACGGCGCTACGGTGCTCGCCAAGGGGCCGGAAGATATCATCACCGACGGCACCCGCATCCGGCGCAACCGCACCGGCCATCCGCGGCTGGCAGTAGGCGGCACCGGCGACATACTGGCAGGGATGTGTGCCGCCGCTATGGCGCGTGGCCTGACGGGATTCCAGGCTGCACGCGTTGCGGCGTGGCTGCTCGGCACCGCTGGCGAACGCGCCGCTGAAGCGCACGGTGCCGGTTTCATGGCGACCGAAGTTGCGGCGCAGGTGCCACTGGTAATGCGAGACATGCTCGGCTAA
- a CDS encoding sodium:calcium antiporter has translation MLEALVFLAVGLLLLMRGADAFIENAVGLAREWGVSTHVIGVTLVAFATSLPEVLVSLLAGTRGHDALALGNIIGSNMSNLGLVLACACLLCWYRYGHCILPAAGAVTDGQVMLAFAFLLYGVALDGSVSRVEGVFLLLLYLAYVGWLLRRPAPAGGSPEGDGSLPQLALGVAGLLLGAHLTIEGAVAIAEWAGISELVIGLTVVAVGTSLPELAGSLTAARKGFHDIAVANVIGSNIANIGLVLGLLALVSPVPVGDFVVSVTLPLLLLATLAAMGLVRLPLGRAAGAILAGFFLLFLFELL, from the coding sequence ATGCTCGAAGCGCTGGTGTTCCTGGCGGTGGGGCTATTGCTGTTGATGCGCGGTGCCGACGCGTTCATCGAGAATGCGGTTGGGTTGGCGCGTGAGTGGGGGGTCTCGACGCACGTCATCGGCGTAACGCTGGTCGCCTTTGCCACCAGCCTGCCGGAAGTGCTGGTTTCGCTGCTGGCCGGGACGCGGGGACATGATGCGCTGGCGCTCGGCAATATTATCGGCTCCAATATGTCCAACCTGGGGCTAGTGCTCGCCTGTGCCTGCCTGCTCTGCTGGTATCGCTACGGCCATTGCATCCTGCCGGCGGCCGGTGCCGTCACTGACGGGCAGGTGATGCTGGCGTTCGCATTCCTGCTCTACGGCGTTGCGCTCGACGGCAGCGTCTCACGCGTCGAAGGCGTGTTCCTGCTGCTGCTCTATCTGGCGTACGTGGGCTGGTTGCTCCGCCGCCCAGCACCTGCTGGCGGAAGCCCGGAGGGCGACGGAAGCCTGCCGCAGCTGGCGCTCGGCGTGGCCGGGCTGCTGCTCGGGGCGCACCTGACTATCGAGGGGGCGGTCGCGATTGCGGAGTGGGCCGGCATTTCCGAGCTGGTAATTGGCCTGACGGTAGTCGCGGTCGGCACTTCGCTGCCGGAGCTGGCCGGTTCCCTTACGGCGGCGCGCAAGGGGTTCCATGACATCGCGGTCGCTAACGTCATCGGCTCGAACATTGCCAACATCGGGCTGGTGCTGGGACTGCTGGCGCTGGTGTCGCCGGTCCCGGTTGGCGACTTTGTCGTCTCGGTCACCCTACCGCTGCTGCTGCTGGCGACGCTCGCCGCGATGGGGCTGGTGCGACTGCCGTTGGGGCGCGCTGCGGGCGCAATCCTGGCTGGCTTCTTCCTGCTGTTCCTGTTCGAGCTGCTGTAA
- a CDS encoding cation transporter — protein sequence MSTHADALGRRALIIAFIINLIMMSVDLWYGLMMKSASLLGDAANNSGDVFILGSSILVLSSTTAVKNRLALFKGIIMTVFGLWAFYHVYLGLIEESDLLTGGTISIIGVMSLAGNASVAFMMYKHQHKDINFMSAFICCRNDAFASAGIILAGLLVWYFDASWPDIIIGAAIAAIVCHGGIQVIRMSLDPASQEEDCECC from the coding sequence ATGAGTACACACGCTGACGCACTTGGAAGAAGGGCATTGATTATTGCCTTCATTATAAATTTGATAATGATGTCAGTAGATTTATGGTACGGTTTAATGATGAAATCAGCTTCATTGTTAGGTGATGCTGCTAACAATTCAGGAGACGTGTTTATCCTTGGATCGAGCATCCTCGTGCTATCGTCAACCACAGCCGTCAAGAACAGACTGGCATTGTTCAAAGGAATAATAATGACCGTATTTGGTCTGTGGGCATTCTATCATGTATATCTGGGTCTGATAGAGGAATCGGATTTGTTGACTGGAGGTACTATTTCTATTATTGGAGTAATGTCACTGGCTGGCAACGCGAGCGTTGCATTCATGATGTACAAGCACCAGCACAAAGACATAAACTTCATGAGTGCATTTATCTGCTGCAGGAATGACGCCTTTGCTTCAGCTGGAATTATCCTTGCCGGTCTATTGGTATGGTATTTTGATGCTTCCTGGCCCGACATCATAATCGGGGCCGCCATAGCAGCCATCGTTTGCCATGGGGGAATCCAGGTTATCAGAATGAGTCTCGACCCTGCTTCTCAGGAAGAGGATTGCGAGTGCTGCTAG